In Corynebacterium nuruki S6-4, the following proteins share a genomic window:
- a CDS encoding glycerophosphodiester phosphodiesterase family protein — translation MTTLTRHLSTAVLSAALAASALLASAPAATATDVPGSSTGSAGSVGSITGSLPGLPGSSTAADNLPTTFDLQAHRGGRGEHTEESRTAFEHALDLGVTTLELDIHITRDGVPLVWHDPSIQADKCTDTAPATPDDPQFPYVGKDVHDLTWDQIQTLTCDRKLADFPDAEPAGGNRILQLSDVFDLAARDPQVRFDIETKVEADHPERSADPQQFVDTILDAADAAGTTDRITVQSFDWATLPLVRERAPQVPLSALFDDSTWASGSPFLGPVDYDGVGGDVIAAAEQLGVEILSPESGTDNPWLDGNGDGGDVAGFVDRAHAAGFRVLPWTVNDVDEMTRYLDAGADGIITDYPTRLKDLLEARGTVFRG, via the coding sequence ATGACAACCCTCACCCGTCACCTCTCCACCGCCGTCCTCTCCGCCGCGTTGGCTGCGTCCGCTCTCCTCGCCTCGGCCCCCGCCGCCACCGCCACCGACGTGCCCGGCTCCTCCACCGGTTCTGCAGGTTCCGTAGGCAGCATCACCGGTTCGCTGCCCGGCCTGCCCGGCTCCTCCACCGCCGCCGACAACCTCCCCACCACCTTCGACCTGCAGGCCCACCGTGGTGGACGCGGTGAGCACACCGAGGAATCCCGCACCGCCTTCGAGCACGCCCTGGACCTCGGGGTCACCACCCTGGAGCTCGACATCCACATCACCCGCGACGGTGTGCCGCTGGTCTGGCACGATCCTTCGATCCAGGCGGACAAGTGCACGGACACCGCGCCGGCGACCCCGGACGACCCGCAGTTCCCCTATGTCGGCAAGGACGTCCATGACCTCACCTGGGACCAGATCCAGACCCTGACCTGCGACAGGAAGCTCGCGGACTTCCCGGACGCCGAACCCGCCGGCGGCAACCGCATCCTGCAGCTCTCCGACGTCTTCGACCTGGCCGCGCGGGATCCGCAGGTCCGGTTCGACATCGAGACGAAGGTCGAGGCCGATCACCCGGAGCGTTCCGCCGACCCGCAGCAGTTCGTCGACACGATCCTGGACGCCGCGGACGCCGCCGGCACCACCGACCGCATCACCGTGCAGTCCTTCGACTGGGCGACGCTCCCGCTGGTGCGCGAGCGGGCCCCGCAGGTCCCGCTGTCCGCCCTGTTCGATGATTCGACCTGGGCCTCCGGCTCGCCGTTCCTCGGCCCGGTGGACTACGACGGGGTCGGCGGCGACGTCATCGCCGCCGCGGAGCAGCTCGGTGTGGAGATCCTCAGTCCCGAGTCCGGGACCGACAATCCGTGGCTGGACGGCAACGGCGACGGCGGTGATGTCGCCGGCTTCGTGGACCGGGCACACGCCGCAGGATTCCGGGTGCTGCCGTGGACGGTCAACGACGTCGACGAGATGACCCGCTACCTCGATGCCGGCGCGGACGGCATCATCACCGACTATCCGACCCGGCTGAAGGACCTGCTCGAGGCGCGGGGGACCGTCTTCCGCGGCTGA